A stretch of Gambusia affinis linkage group LG10, SWU_Gaff_1.0, whole genome shotgun sequence DNA encodes these proteins:
- the LOC122839099 gene encoding transmembrane protein 79-like isoform X2 — MSTSGLQATDRQNVKELDTVKESISDIINQLQDIDPARLSFSPFLDLDTQISLAPVSDSPESSVEELRSASHSASGSQRSLDPPSAATAQPRSSARCHQQPSATPAPHSGANQTEQQQQEEPDQTFSSPIIISHSLDTATENCMRPPPPASQGDIPNGTNTPRWSPESTTVESPADESRPLIGPPQETVELAVWSAEGLGETDGAAGEASDQGRCCCRCKCSQSGRLPAILSVLASLLCAAGMLYALYFYVPIRPPDCPGVSCRIIFTFCCCAVAALPMVLAMLVGAVCQLCSGSLRLQEPTDRRHAVQQLFVSSSLEQLLLYVLNLVVMAALLPQEQLKLVPILVVMFIIGRLVFWFSLNTCGSWRGFGSGRPV; from the exons ATGAGCACCTCGGGGCTTCAGGCCACTGACAGGCAGAACGTGAAGGAGCTCGACACCGTGAAGGAGTCcatcagtgacatcatcaacCAGCTGCAGGACATCGACCCCGCCAGGCTCTCCTTCTCGCCCTTCCTGGACCTGGACACCCAGATCTCCCTGGCGCCGGTGTCGGACAGCCCGGAGTCGTCCGTGGAGGAGCTCCGCTCGGCCTCCCATTCGGCCTCCGGCTCCCAGCGCTCTCTGGACCCGCCGTCAGCGGCAACGGCGCAGCCGAGGA GCTCTGCTCGGTGCCACCAGCAGCCCAGCGCCACCCCTGCACCACACAGCGGAGCAAATcagacagagcagcagcagcaggaggagccgGATCAAACTTTTTCCAGCCCCATCATCATTTCGCACAGTTTGGACACTGCCACGGAAAACTGCATGCGCCCCCCTCCACCGGCCTCTCAGGGCGACATTCCCAACGGCACAAACACGCCGAGATGGAGCCCAGAATCCACCACTGTGGAGAGCCCGGCGGACGAGAGCCGACCCCTGATAGGACCGCCGCAGGAGACCGTGGAGCTGGCCGTATGGAGCGCAGAGGGGCTCGGCGAGACTGATGGGGCTGCAGGGGAGGCGTCGGATCAGGGGAGGTGCTGCTGCCGGTGTAAATGCAGCCAGAGCGGCCGTCTCCCCGCCATCCTCTCCGTTCTGGCCTCGCTTCTGTGTGCAGCCGGGATGCTCTATGCACTCTATTTCTATGTCCCTATAAGGCCCCCCGACTGCCCGGGCGTAAGCTGCCGCATCATTTTCACCTTCTGCTGCTGCGCGGTGGCAGCGCTCCCCATGGTGCTCG CCATGCTGGTTGGTGCGGTGTGCCAGTTGTGCTCCGGGTCCCTGCGTCTGCAGGAGCCGACGGATCGAAGACACGCCGTGCAGCAGCTGTTTGTCTCATCGTCCCTGGAGCAGCTCCTGCTCTACGTGCTCAACCTGGTGGTGATGGCCGCCCTGCTGCCGCAGGAGCAGCTGAAGCTGGTGCCCATACTGGTGGTCATGTTCATCATTGGCAG GCTTGTTTTCTGGTTCAGCCTGAACACGTGCGGCTCCTGGAGAGGCTTCGGTTCTG GACGCCCTGTATAA
- the LOC122839099 gene encoding transmembrane protein 79-like isoform X1, with protein MSTSGLQATDRQNVKELDTVKESISDIINQLQDIDPARLSFSPFLDLDTQISLAPVSDSPESSVEELRSASHSASGSQRSLDPPSAATAQPRSSARCHQQPSATPAPHSGANQTEQQQQEEPDQTFSSPIIISHSLDTATENCMRPPPPASQGDIPNGTNTPRWSPESTTVESPADESRPLIGPPQETVELAVWSAEGLGETDGAAGEASDQGRCCCRCKCSQSGRLPAILSVLASLLCAAGMLYALYFYVPIRPPDCPGVSCRIIFTFCCCAVAALPMVLAMLVGAVCQLCSGSLRLQEPTDRRHAVQQLFVSSSLEQLLLYVLNLVVMAALLPQEQLKLVPILVVMFIIGRLVFWFSLNTCGSWRGFGSGLTSFPLLAVVALNLFLMYNLNLKQPLFGPQDALYNQVTPSSWSGETSQSPSGKPDVLPTDILDAQ; from the exons ATGAGCACCTCGGGGCTTCAGGCCACTGACAGGCAGAACGTGAAGGAGCTCGACACCGTGAAGGAGTCcatcagtgacatcatcaacCAGCTGCAGGACATCGACCCCGCCAGGCTCTCCTTCTCGCCCTTCCTGGACCTGGACACCCAGATCTCCCTGGCGCCGGTGTCGGACAGCCCGGAGTCGTCCGTGGAGGAGCTCCGCTCGGCCTCCCATTCGGCCTCCGGCTCCCAGCGCTCTCTGGACCCGCCGTCAGCGGCAACGGCGCAGCCGAGGA GCTCTGCTCGGTGCCACCAGCAGCCCAGCGCCACCCCTGCACCACACAGCGGAGCAAATcagacagagcagcagcagcaggaggagccgGATCAAACTTTTTCCAGCCCCATCATCATTTCGCACAGTTTGGACACTGCCACGGAAAACTGCATGCGCCCCCCTCCACCGGCCTCTCAGGGCGACATTCCCAACGGCACAAACACGCCGAGATGGAGCCCAGAATCCACCACTGTGGAGAGCCCGGCGGACGAGAGCCGACCCCTGATAGGACCGCCGCAGGAGACCGTGGAGCTGGCCGTATGGAGCGCAGAGGGGCTCGGCGAGACTGATGGGGCTGCAGGGGAGGCGTCGGATCAGGGGAGGTGCTGCTGCCGGTGTAAATGCAGCCAGAGCGGCCGTCTCCCCGCCATCCTCTCCGTTCTGGCCTCGCTTCTGTGTGCAGCCGGGATGCTCTATGCACTCTATTTCTATGTCCCTATAAGGCCCCCCGACTGCCCGGGCGTAAGCTGCCGCATCATTTTCACCTTCTGCTGCTGCGCGGTGGCAGCGCTCCCCATGGTGCTCG CCATGCTGGTTGGTGCGGTGTGCCAGTTGTGCTCCGGGTCCCTGCGTCTGCAGGAGCCGACGGATCGAAGACACGCCGTGCAGCAGCTGTTTGTCTCATCGTCCCTGGAGCAGCTCCTGCTCTACGTGCTCAACCTGGTGGTGATGGCCGCCCTGCTGCCGCAGGAGCAGCTGAAGCTGGTGCCCATACTGGTGGTCATGTTCATCATTGGCAG GCTTGTTTTCTGGTTCAGCCTGAACACGTGCGGCTCCTGGAGAGGCTTCGGTTCTGGTCTGACCTCCTTCCCGCTCCTCGCCGTGGTCGCTCTCAATCTGTTCCTCATGTACAATCTCAATCTCAAACAGCCCCTTTTTGGCCCTCAGGACGCCCTGTATAATCAGGTCACCCCGTCCTCCTGGTCGGGGGAGACATCGCAGAGCCCGAGCGGCAAACCAGACGTCCTGCCCACAGACATCCTGGACGCTCAGTGA